One genomic window of Parasteatoda tepidariorum isolate YZ-2023 chromosome 9, CAS_Ptep_4.0, whole genome shotgun sequence includes the following:
- the LOC107437977 gene encoding very long chain fatty acid elongase AAEL008004 isoform X1: protein MVWDDAVQFYNRTFNEIGDPRVANWVMTQSPFLTLFICSLYVYVVKFFGPSLMKNREPLDIRWLMVFYNFMMVIFNFLIFYGFGIYGWFGSYSYKCQPVDYSNSTEALGMLKVCWWFYISKMVEFTDTIFFVMRKKFNQITTLHVVHHGILPMSVWFGLKFTPGGHSTFFAFINSFVHVLMYCYYGLAAIGPHMNKYLWWKKYMTRIQMIQFVMIFTHAFQLLFRDCNYPQGFAWWIGFHSVLFWFLFADFYRSTYRKAKALKAKDTERNETAQTLKNGFATMNGHSFSCEIANSCTNQNGLSSSNGIHSHTDSTSDLSNGYLSQSDLVEPSVEKKVN, encoded by the exons ATGGTGTGGGACGATGCTGTGCAGTTTTATAATAGAACATTCAATGAAATTGGTG atccTCGTGTTGCAAATTGGGTTATGACACAGAGTCCTTTTCTCACGCTTTTTATATGTAGCTTATATGTTTACGTAGTCAAATTCTTTGGTCCTAGTCTAATGAAAAATAGAGAGCCTTTAGACATCCGGTGGTTGatggttttttataattttatgatggttatattcaactttttaatattttatggt tttggaATTTATGGTTGGTTTGGTTCATACAGTTATAAATGTCAGCCTGTTGATTATTCAAATAGTACTGAAGCACTTGGT atgtTGAAAGTTTGCTGGTGGTTTTATATATCAAAGATGGTAGAGTTTACAGATACA atattttttgttatgagGAAGAAATTCAATCAAATTACCACCTTACATGTAGTTCATCATGGAATATTGCCTATGAGTGTATGGTTTGGCCTCAAGTTCACTCCAG gtgGCCATAGTACATTTTTTGCATTCATAAATTCTTTTGTCCATGTTTTAATGTACTGCTACTATGGTTTAGCTGCAATTGGACCTCATATGAATAAGTATCTGTGgtggaaaaaatatatgaccAGAATTCAAATG aTTCAATTCGTCATGATCTTCACTCACGCATTTCAATTGCTGTTCAGAGATTGTAATTATCCACAAGGTTTTGCATGGTGGATTGGATTCCATTCTGTTTTATTCTGGTTCCTTTTTGCTGATTTTTATAGAAGTACATATCGCAAAGCTAAAGCTCTCAAAGCAAAAGATACCGAAAGAAATGAAACTGCACAAACATTGAAAAATGGCTTCGCAACAATGAACGGTCACAGCTTTTCCTGCGAAATTGCAAATAGTTGCACAAACCAAAATGGACTTTCTAGCAGTAATGGTATACACAGTCATACAGATAGTACATCAGATCTTTCCAATGGTTATTTAAGCCAAAGTGATCTAGTAGAACCTAGTGTAGaaaagaaagttaattaa
- the LOC107437977 gene encoding very long chain fatty acid elongase AAEL008004 isoform X2, whose product MTQSPFLTLFICSLYVYVVKFFGPSLMKNREPLDIRWLMVFYNFMMVIFNFLIFYGFGIYGWFGSYSYKCQPVDYSNSTEALGMLKVCWWFYISKMVEFTDTIFFVMRKKFNQITTLHVVHHGILPMSVWFGLKFTPGGHSTFFAFINSFVHVLMYCYYGLAAIGPHMNKYLWWKKYMTRIQMIQFVMIFTHAFQLLFRDCNYPQGFAWWIGFHSVLFWFLFADFYRSTYRKAKALKAKDTERNETAQTLKNGFATMNGHSFSCEIANSCTNQNGLSSSNGIHSHTDSTSDLSNGYLSQSDLVEPSVEKKVN is encoded by the exons ATGACACAGAGTCCTTTTCTCACGCTTTTTATATGTAGCTTATATGTTTACGTAGTCAAATTCTTTGGTCCTAGTCTAATGAAAAATAGAGAGCCTTTAGACATCCGGTGGTTGatggttttttataattttatgatggttatattcaactttttaatattttatggt tttggaATTTATGGTTGGTTTGGTTCATACAGTTATAAATGTCAGCCTGTTGATTATTCAAATAGTACTGAAGCACTTGGT atgtTGAAAGTTTGCTGGTGGTTTTATATATCAAAGATGGTAGAGTTTACAGATACA atattttttgttatgagGAAGAAATTCAATCAAATTACCACCTTACATGTAGTTCATCATGGAATATTGCCTATGAGTGTATGGTTTGGCCTCAAGTTCACTCCAG gtgGCCATAGTACATTTTTTGCATTCATAAATTCTTTTGTCCATGTTTTAATGTACTGCTACTATGGTTTAGCTGCAATTGGACCTCATATGAATAAGTATCTGTGgtggaaaaaatatatgaccAGAATTCAAATG aTTCAATTCGTCATGATCTTCACTCACGCATTTCAATTGCTGTTCAGAGATTGTAATTATCCACAAGGTTTTGCATGGTGGATTGGATTCCATTCTGTTTTATTCTGGTTCCTTTTTGCTGATTTTTATAGAAGTACATATCGCAAAGCTAAAGCTCTCAAAGCAAAAGATACCGAAAGAAATGAAACTGCACAAACATTGAAAAATGGCTTCGCAACAATGAACGGTCACAGCTTTTCCTGCGAAATTGCAAATAGTTGCACAAACCAAAATGGACTTTCTAGCAGTAATGGTATACACAGTCATACAGATAGTACATCAGATCTTTCCAATGGTTATTTAAGCCAAAGTGATCTAGTAGAACCTAGTGTAGaaaagaaagttaattaa